A genome region from Nicotiana tabacum cultivar K326 chromosome 13, ASM71507v2, whole genome shotgun sequence includes the following:
- the LOC107819396 gene encoding ubiquitin-conjugating enzyme E2 7 isoform X1 has translation MASASQASLLLQKQLKDLCKRPVDGFSAGLVDESNLFEWSVTIIGPPDTLYEGGFFNAIMSFPQNYPNSPPTIRFTSEVWHPNVYSDGKVCISILHPPGDDPNGYELASERWSPVHTVESIILSIISMLSSPNDESPANVEAAKEWRDNRDEFKKKVSRCVRRSQEMT, from the exons ATGGCTTCAGCTTCTCAAGCTAGTCTCCTCCTTCAGAAACAACTCAAAG ATCTCTGTAAAAGGCCAGTTGATGGATTTTCAGCTGGTTTGGTTGATGAAAGCAACTTATTCGAATGGAGTGTCACCATTATTGGACCCCCGGATACTTTATA TGAAGGGGGTTTCTTTAATGCTATCATGAGCTTTCCTCAAAATTATCCCAACAGTCCTCCAACTATTCGGTTTACCTCGGAGGTGTGGCATCCTAATG TTTACTCTGATGGAAAGGTTTGCATCTCAATTCTTCACCCACCTGGTGATGATCCAAATGGATATGAGCTTGCTAGTGAGCGTTGGTCTCCTGTCCATACG GTTGAGAGCATAATATTGAGCATCATATCAATGCTTTCAAGTCCTAATGACGAGTCTCCTGCTAATGTGGAAGCCGCT AAGGAATGGAGAGATAATAGAGATGAATTCAAGAAAAAGGTCAGTCGTTGTGTAAGACGGTCTCAAGAAATGACATAA
- the LOC107819396 gene encoding ubiquitin-conjugating enzyme E2 7 isoform X2 produces MASASQASLLLQKQLKDLCKRPVDGFSAGLVDESNLFEWSVTIIGPPDTLYEGGFFNAIMSFPQNYPNSPPTIRFTSEVWHPNVYSDGKVCISILHPPGDDPNGYELASERWSPVHTVESIILSIISMLSSPNDESPANVEAADE; encoded by the exons ATGGCTTCAGCTTCTCAAGCTAGTCTCCTCCTTCAGAAACAACTCAAAG ATCTCTGTAAAAGGCCAGTTGATGGATTTTCAGCTGGTTTGGTTGATGAAAGCAACTTATTCGAATGGAGTGTCACCATTATTGGACCCCCGGATACTTTATA TGAAGGGGGTTTCTTTAATGCTATCATGAGCTTTCCTCAAAATTATCCCAACAGTCCTCCAACTATTCGGTTTACCTCGGAGGTGTGGCATCCTAATG TTTACTCTGATGGAAAGGTTTGCATCTCAATTCTTCACCCACCTGGTGATGATCCAAATGGATATGAGCTTGCTAGTGAGCGTTGGTCTCCTGTCCATACG GTTGAGAGCATAATATTGAGCATCATATCAATGCTTTCAAGTCCTAATGACGAGTCTCCTGCTAATGTGGAAGCCGCT GATGAATAG
- the LOC107819397 gene encoding CASP-like protein 4C2 isoform X1 produces MRSGQEPNRNGGLMTPSPRPRIQSQFQSTVSVQKNRRFNILILVFRFAAFCFSLASAMFMFTNSRGGSGSPQWYNFDAFRFVAIAAAIVALYSLFEIGASVWEISRGATVFPEVVQVWFDFSHDQVFAYMLLSADSAGTALARTLRERDTCTANNAFCVQSDISVALGFAGFMFLGFSSLLSGFRVICFILNGSRFHM; encoded by the exons atgaggtcaggtcaagaacCGAACCGGAACGGCGGTTTAATGACTCCGTCTCCCCGGCCTAGAATCCAATCTCAGTTCCAGTCCACAGTTTCCGTTCAAAAAAACCGACGGTTCAACATTTTGATTCTCGTTTTCCGGTTCGCTGCCTTCTGCTTCTCTCTTGCTTCTGCTATGTTCATGTTCACAAACTCTCGTGGTGGCTCCGGTTCTCCTCAGTGGTACAACTTCGATGCTTTCAG GTTTGTCGCAATTGCAGCTGCGATTGTGGCTTTGTATTCACTGTTTGAAATTGGAGCTTCAGTTTGGGAAATTTCAAGAGGCGCCACTGTGTTTCCCGAAGTTGTTCAAGTCTGGTTCGATTTTAGCCACGATCAg GTTTTCGCATATATGCTGCTGTCGGCGGATTCGGCGGGAACGGCGTTAGCTCGGACGTTAAGGGAAAGAGACACGTGTACGGCTAATAATGCATTTTGTGTACAATCAGATATCTCAGTTGCCTTGGGATTCGCCGGGTTTATGTTCTTGGGGTTTTCTTCTTTGTTGTCGGGTTTTCGGGTTATCTGTTTCATACTTAACGGGTCTCGTTTTCATATGTAA
- the LOC107819397 gene encoding CASP-like protein 4C2 isoform X2, which yields MRSGQEPNRNGGLMTPSPRPRIQSQFQSTVSVQKNRRFNILILVFRFAAFCFSLASAMFMFTNSRGGSGSPQWFVAIAAAIVALYSLFEIGASVWEISRGATVFPEVVQVWFDFSHDQVFAYMLLSADSAGTALARTLRERDTCTANNAFCVQSDISVALGFAGFMFLGFSSLLSGFRVICFILNGSRFHM from the exons atgaggtcaggtcaagaacCGAACCGGAACGGCGGTTTAATGACTCCGTCTCCCCGGCCTAGAATCCAATCTCAGTTCCAGTCCACAGTTTCCGTTCAAAAAAACCGACGGTTCAACATTTTGATTCTCGTTTTCCGGTTCGCTGCCTTCTGCTTCTCTCTTGCTTCTGCTATGTTCATGTTCACAAACTCTCGTGGTGGCTCCGGTTCTCCTCAGTG GTTTGTCGCAATTGCAGCTGCGATTGTGGCTTTGTATTCACTGTTTGAAATTGGAGCTTCAGTTTGGGAAATTTCAAGAGGCGCCACTGTGTTTCCCGAAGTTGTTCAAGTCTGGTTCGATTTTAGCCACGATCAg GTTTTCGCATATATGCTGCTGTCGGCGGATTCGGCGGGAACGGCGTTAGCTCGGACGTTAAGGGAAAGAGACACGTGTACGGCTAATAATGCATTTTGTGTACAATCAGATATCTCAGTTGCCTTGGGATTCGCCGGGTTTATGTTCTTGGGGTTTTCTTCTTTGTTGTCGGGTTTTCGGGTTATCTGTTTCATACTTAACGGGTCTCGTTTTCATATGTAA
- the LOC107819398 gene encoding uncharacterized protein LOC107819398 isoform X1: MGDLPCPPYPNQRLEARILSKNKLPKICLVASATKHFSEKTLKCITKVKQSVQTSGAAGDVVVFLATTAALEIVRRLSKCRCPFIWRGLQALQVLCYPPFKWIQKWAPLKALVKQLQKLSRPMLLLSIATVFSDQSSSTEETTPNDYHDSRAYPQASSHDEVLDDDYPERWLLELHRELREEGISVPERLNDDELRQFYAAANGDFSRLLSSVKKTIKWRQSYTILSPEELEACSQFIFWHGHDANQRPCLIIRLGLACSNLKSRDRLLVVKAVVSQIEHGILSLVDVRHPQITVLMDCEGLSPLGFPIHTMRSCAMLLQDHYPNRLSSLIVVRLPQVAQIIMQAFFKVLKPATRQKVRIIGRNHLEFLSKNLDSIPSFLGGSCVCSKCSDGSNVEGKSDEVTLAEPTPDRVDRSDEVSRTEPTPDHVNKSDEVTWTEPTPDHVNESPKLDHNNVSNTNGNREELMKTLIIGILLVCILIAVIVAMHYPERLPLLHSLRQ, encoded by the exons ATGGGAGACTTGCCATGTCCACCATATCCCAACCAAAGATTAGAGGCAAGGATACTTAGCAAGAACAAGCTACCAAAAATTTGTTTAGTTGCTTCTGCGACAAAGCACTTCTCGGAGAAGACTTTGAAATGTATAACCAAAGTGAAACAGAGTGTACAGACTAGTGGAGCTGCTGGTGATGTTGTTGTATTTTTGGCTACCACTGCTGCTCTAGAGATCGTGCGAAGGCTAAGCAAATGTAGATGTCCTTTTATTTGGCGCGGTTTGCAGGCTCTGCAAGTTTTATGTTATCCACCGTTTAAGTGGATCCAGAAATGGGCTCCTTTGAAGGCATTGGTCAAACAGTTGCAG AAATTGTCTAGGCCAATGCTATTGCTCTCAATTGCAACAGTTTTCTCTGATCAGTCATCATCTACAGAAGAAACGACACCAAATGACTATCATGATTCTCGAGCATATCCACAAGCTAG CTCTCATGATGAAGTACTGGACGATGATTATCCTGAAAGATGGTTGCTAGAACTCCATAGGGAACTCAGGGAGGAGGGTATTAGTGTACCTGAGAG GTTGAATGATGATGAGCTCCGTCAATTTTATGCTGCTGCAAATGGTGATTTTTCAAGGCTGCTTTCATCAGTTAAGAAGACCATTAAATGGAGGCAGAGTTACACAATTCTTTCACCAGAAGAGCTCGAGGCTTGCTCACAGTTCATTTTTTGGCATGGCCATGATGCCAATCAACGGCCTTGCCTCATCATTCGCCTTGGACTTGCTTGCTCCAACCTGAAATCCAGGGACAGACTTCTCGTTGTAAAAGCAGTTG TTTCGCAGATTGAACACGGTATTTTGAGCTTGGTCGATGTCAGACATCCTCAGATTACTGTCTTGATGGACTGTGAAGGACTCTCACCACTTGGTTTTCCCATACACACAATGAGATCTTGTGCTATGCTCTTGCAAGATCATTATCCTAATCGTCTTAGCTCTTTGATTGTAGTACGGCTCCCTCAAGTTGCCCAAATAATAATGCAGGCTTTCTTTAAG GTGCTTAAACCAGCCACACGCCAAAAAGTGAGGATAATTGGGAGAAACCATCTAGAGTTTCTCTCCAAGAACCTCGATTCAATCCCTTCGTTTCTTGGTGGAAGCTGCGTGTGCTCAAAATGCTCAGACGGGAGCAATGTGGAGGGTAAATCCGATGAAGTCACGTTGGCAGAACCAACACCTGACCGTGTGGACAGATCTGATGAGGTCTCTCGGACAGAACCAACGCCTGATCATGTGAATAAATCTGATGAGGTCACTTGGACAGAACCAACACCTGATCATGTGAACGAAAGCCCCAAGCTTGATCATAATAATGTCTCCAACACGAATGGCAACAGGGAAGAGTTGATGAAGACCCTCATCATTGGTATACTGTTGGTGTGTATACTTATTGCTGTGATTGTGGCAATGCATTATCCAGAAAGATTGCCTCTTTTGCATTCGCTTAGACAATAA
- the LOC107819398 gene encoding uncharacterized protein LOC107819398 isoform X2 encodes MLNSWIRNVDFFPVWLVIILHESLIQKLSRPMLLLSIATVFSDQSSSTEETTPNDYHDSRAYPQASSHDEVLDDDYPERWLLELHRELREEGISVPERLNDDELRQFYAAANGDFSRLLSSVKKTIKWRQSYTILSPEELEACSQFIFWHGHDANQRPCLIIRLGLACSNLKSRDRLLVVKAVVSQIEHGILSLVDVRHPQITVLMDCEGLSPLGFPIHTMRSCAMLLQDHYPNRLSSLIVVRLPQVAQIIMQAFFKVLKPATRQKVRIIGRNHLEFLSKNLDSIPSFLGGSCVCSKCSDGSNVEGKSDEVTLAEPTPDRVDRSDEVSRTEPTPDHVNKSDEVTWTEPTPDHVNESPKLDHNNVSNTNGNREELMKTLIIGILLVCILIAVIVAMHYPERLPLLHSLRQ; translated from the exons ATGCTAAACTCTTGGATACGTAATGTTGACTTTTTTCCCGTATGGCTGGTAATAATTTTACACGAGTCATTGATCCAG AAATTGTCTAGGCCAATGCTATTGCTCTCAATTGCAACAGTTTTCTCTGATCAGTCATCATCTACAGAAGAAACGACACCAAATGACTATCATGATTCTCGAGCATATCCACAAGCTAG CTCTCATGATGAAGTACTGGACGATGATTATCCTGAAAGATGGTTGCTAGAACTCCATAGGGAACTCAGGGAGGAGGGTATTAGTGTACCTGAGAG GTTGAATGATGATGAGCTCCGTCAATTTTATGCTGCTGCAAATGGTGATTTTTCAAGGCTGCTTTCATCAGTTAAGAAGACCATTAAATGGAGGCAGAGTTACACAATTCTTTCACCAGAAGAGCTCGAGGCTTGCTCACAGTTCATTTTTTGGCATGGCCATGATGCCAATCAACGGCCTTGCCTCATCATTCGCCTTGGACTTGCTTGCTCCAACCTGAAATCCAGGGACAGACTTCTCGTTGTAAAAGCAGTTG TTTCGCAGATTGAACACGGTATTTTGAGCTTGGTCGATGTCAGACATCCTCAGATTACTGTCTTGATGGACTGTGAAGGACTCTCACCACTTGGTTTTCCCATACACACAATGAGATCTTGTGCTATGCTCTTGCAAGATCATTATCCTAATCGTCTTAGCTCTTTGATTGTAGTACGGCTCCCTCAAGTTGCCCAAATAATAATGCAGGCTTTCTTTAAG GTGCTTAAACCAGCCACACGCCAAAAAGTGAGGATAATTGGGAGAAACCATCTAGAGTTTCTCTCCAAGAACCTCGATTCAATCCCTTCGTTTCTTGGTGGAAGCTGCGTGTGCTCAAAATGCTCAGACGGGAGCAATGTGGAGGGTAAATCCGATGAAGTCACGTTGGCAGAACCAACACCTGACCGTGTGGACAGATCTGATGAGGTCTCTCGGACAGAACCAACGCCTGATCATGTGAATAAATCTGATGAGGTCACTTGGACAGAACCAACACCTGATCATGTGAACGAAAGCCCCAAGCTTGATCATAATAATGTCTCCAACACGAATGGCAACAGGGAAGAGTTGATGAAGACCCTCATCATTGGTATACTGTTGGTGTGTATACTTATTGCTGTGATTGTGGCAATGCATTATCCAGAAAGATTGCCTCTTTTGCATTCGCTTAGACAATAA
- the LOC107819398 gene encoding uncharacterized protein LOC107819398 isoform X3, whose translation MLLLSIATVFSDQSSSTEETTPNDYHDSRAYPQASSHDEVLDDDYPERWLLELHRELREEGISVPERLNDDELRQFYAAANGDFSRLLSSVKKTIKWRQSYTILSPEELEACSQFIFWHGHDANQRPCLIIRLGLACSNLKSRDRLLVVKAVVSQIEHGILSLVDVRHPQITVLMDCEGLSPLGFPIHTMRSCAMLLQDHYPNRLSSLIVVRLPQVAQIIMQAFFKVLKPATRQKVRIIGRNHLEFLSKNLDSIPSFLGGSCVCSKCSDGSNVEGKSDEVTLAEPTPDRVDRSDEVSRTEPTPDHVNKSDEVTWTEPTPDHVNESPKLDHNNVSNTNGNREELMKTLIIGILLVCILIAVIVAMHYPERLPLLHSLRQ comes from the exons ATGCTATTGCTCTCAATTGCAACAGTTTTCTCTGATCAGTCATCATCTACAGAAGAAACGACACCAAATGACTATCATGATTCTCGAGCATATCCACAAGCTAG CTCTCATGATGAAGTACTGGACGATGATTATCCTGAAAGATGGTTGCTAGAACTCCATAGGGAACTCAGGGAGGAGGGTATTAGTGTACCTGAGAG GTTGAATGATGATGAGCTCCGTCAATTTTATGCTGCTGCAAATGGTGATTTTTCAAGGCTGCTTTCATCAGTTAAGAAGACCATTAAATGGAGGCAGAGTTACACAATTCTTTCACCAGAAGAGCTCGAGGCTTGCTCACAGTTCATTTTTTGGCATGGCCATGATGCCAATCAACGGCCTTGCCTCATCATTCGCCTTGGACTTGCTTGCTCCAACCTGAAATCCAGGGACAGACTTCTCGTTGTAAAAGCAGTTG TTTCGCAGATTGAACACGGTATTTTGAGCTTGGTCGATGTCAGACATCCTCAGATTACTGTCTTGATGGACTGTGAAGGACTCTCACCACTTGGTTTTCCCATACACACAATGAGATCTTGTGCTATGCTCTTGCAAGATCATTATCCTAATCGTCTTAGCTCTTTGATTGTAGTACGGCTCCCTCAAGTTGCCCAAATAATAATGCAGGCTTTCTTTAAG GTGCTTAAACCAGCCACACGCCAAAAAGTGAGGATAATTGGGAGAAACCATCTAGAGTTTCTCTCCAAGAACCTCGATTCAATCCCTTCGTTTCTTGGTGGAAGCTGCGTGTGCTCAAAATGCTCAGACGGGAGCAATGTGGAGGGTAAATCCGATGAAGTCACGTTGGCAGAACCAACACCTGACCGTGTGGACAGATCTGATGAGGTCTCTCGGACAGAACCAACGCCTGATCATGTGAATAAATCTGATGAGGTCACTTGGACAGAACCAACACCTGATCATGTGAACGAAAGCCCCAAGCTTGATCATAATAATGTCTCCAACACGAATGGCAACAGGGAAGAGTTGATGAAGACCCTCATCATTGGTATACTGTTGGTGTGTATACTTATTGCTGTGATTGTGGCAATGCATTATCCAGAAAGATTGCCTCTTTTGCATTCGCTTAGACAATAA